The genomic region GTCTGCAAGCACTGACGATGGAAGACGTGCGAGAATTCTATCAAAACAACTACCATGCCGGCCAAAGCATCCTTGCCATTGCAGGCAACTTTGACGAAGCCGAATTGGACGCCGCGATCGATCAGGCTTTCGGTAATTGGAAGACGGGTCAGTGGCCGGGACTCGCGGCTCCGGAGCCCGCCGTGGGTTACGAACATATCGAAATCGCCAGCAGCCAAACGCACATCGGCTTCTCGTTCGACAACATTCCCTACGGCCATCCCGACTATTTCGTCATGCGTGCGGGTATCGGCATCCTTAGCGACGGCATGAGTAGCCGCCTGTTCGAACGCGTCCGTGAACAACACGGGCTGTGCTACAGCGTCTGGGCCAGCACCAATTCGTTGCCGCCTAACCCCAACTCACCCGGTGGCGTGGGTGCTGTGTTTGGATACGCGGGAACCACCCCCGCACGTGCTCAACAAACACTCGACCTCACCTTGCACGAGGTCAAGCACCTTGCCGATGGGCTGGAAGAAGCTGAACTGGAACGCTGGAAAGTGCGAATCCAAAGCAGCCTGATCATGGAACAAGAATCAGCCGGGTCCCGAGCCAGCTCGCTCGCGTCGGACCAATTGCAGCTCGGTCGTGTGATGCCGACGGAAGAAATTGAAACCATGATCGAGTCCATCACACTCGACCAAATTAGGGCCTACTATCAAGCCCACGCTCCCGAATCGATCCGGGTTCTCACGATCGGCCCCGAACCGCTATCCAGTAAAGATCTTGCATGAGTGATTTTCGAAACGTCACGCTGCCCAATGGGCTGCAAGTCGTCGCCGACATCGACCAACGCGGGTACTCAGCCGCGATCGGATATTTCGTTCGCGCCGGTGCCAAAGACGAAACGGATTCACAGTCCGGATTGAGTCACTTCCTGGAACACATGATGTTCAAGGGAACCGCTCGACGATCTGCACAAGATGTCAACCGCGAGCTTGATGAACTGGGCGGCAATAGCAACGCGTACACCAGCGAAGAACAAACCGTTTACTACGCTGCCGTGTTGCCGAAGTACCAACATCGGATGGTCGATCTGCTGTCCGACATGATGCGGCCGGCTCTGGACGAAAAGGAGTTCACCACCGAACGCCAAGTCATCCTGGAAGAGATCGCTAAGTACGAAGACCAACCTCCCTTCGGCGCGTTCGAGCGTGTGATGGAACGCTGCTATGGCCCACGAGGTCTGGGGCGGCGAGTGCTTGGCACCACCCACTCGATCGAGAACATGCAAGTTCAAACGATGCGAGACTATTTCAATACGCGATATCGATGCGACAATATGGTGTTGGCCGCGTCGGGCAACGTGGACTTCGACGATCTCGTCGATCAAGCCGCGCAAGCGACCGCGAACTGGAACGATGTTCCCATTCCAGCACAGCCGCCTGCCGACGACCTGAACCAAATGCCCGAGGGCATCACGACGGACGCCCAAATCGAAGTCGCCGACGCATCCCAGGCCTACCGGGTCACGTTGTCGGGTGCCCCTTCGATGGCCTCGAAAGACCGATACGCCATGCGACTGTTGACGTCAATCATCGGTGACGATGGCGGCAGCCGACTGTTTTGGGACTTGGTCGACACCGGCCGAGCGGAAGTCGCAACCATTTGGGGTCAAGAGTTCGCTGAAACCGGCGGCCTGTTTTCCTACATGGTCTGTGGCCCCGACGAAATGGAATCGAACATTCGACTGATGAACGAGACCATTCAGCGGGTGGCTGACGAAGGTGTTACCGAAGAAGAACTGTCTCAGGTCAAAAACAAAACCGTGGCAGGCGTCATCATGGCGTCGGAACGGCCTTCTCAACGCCTGTTCAGCATGGGCAGCCGCTGGCTTTGTTGCAGAGAACACTTGTCCACAGACGCTCTCTTGGACGCCTATCGCAATGTACAACTGCAGGACGTTGCCCAAGCAGCTCAAACCTACCTGACCAATACCCCAACCGAGGTCATTGCGGCGGCGTCTCCCGCACCTGCCTAAACAGGAAAAACCACCAATAAGGGGTGTGTCGCAACCGGTATTTGTATCGGGAGGTTACAGTAGTCATACTGACTTTCAGTTTTCCCAAAAACTGCACGTTGCCATCCCCCACTACAGCGTCCGTATTTTGCCGCATCTTCTCTCCCCATCACACTGTTGGATTCATTTCCAATGGGTGTTTGTCGCTCTTCTCGCTGTCCAGCCGCTTCCAAATGCAAGTGGCCAGGAAAGTCCGATTCGATCGGTGGGCGGCAAACCGGTACCGCCCGATGCAAAATCAAAAGAAGCCGGGCCCGACAAACCGGACGCAACCGGCAAGGGCGAGAAAGCCCAACCTCCGCCCAAAATTATCCGGCGCGATGGCCTCGACCTTCCCACTGGTGACCCCGCCGAACTGAAAGCCACTGTGGGGCAAGACGGTCGCGTTGGCTTCCGATTTCGTAATCAAGGTTGGGTCGACATCATTGGGTGGTTGTCCGAAATTTCAGACCAACCTATTGATTGGCAAGATCTGCCCGGCGATACGGTCAACCTGATCAGCCCGTCTCGATTGACTGTGGTCGAGACAGCCGACTTGATCAACCGCCACCTACTTGCCCGTGGCTACACCCTGCTTGAACTGAAGGGTGGGATCACGGTCACCAAGACGGCGGCCATCAACGCGGGCATGGTCCGCCGTGTCCACGTCAGCGAACTGCAAGACCTGCCCAACCACAGCTTTGTACGAGTCATGTTGGACGCGGGTTGGTTGTCCGCCGACAAGCTTAGCGAGGAACTCAAGGCGATGCTCAGTGCCGCCGGAAAGATCACTCCGCTGGCGACCACCAATCGCATTGAAATCATGGACGCGGCAGTCAACCTTCGCCAGGTCGCAACCTTGTTGGCAGAAGAACGCGACGCGGCCAGCCGAGACGCGCTCGCTCCCGAATTTCGCCTGCTCCACATCCCCGCGGAAGAAGCCAAGCAGTTGCTCGAGCAGTTTCTGGGTGTCGAGAAAAAAGAAGCGGCACCGATGTCCCGCGAGCAAATTCAGATGATGCAGCGAATGCAACAACAGGGTGGCAAGCCCGGCGCGACGAAGCCGGACAAAGCTGACATTTCGATTGTTGCCAACGTGCGTCAAAACAGCGTGCTCGTGCGAGCCCCCATCGATCGTGTCGCGATGGCCGCCGAGTTCATCAAAAGAATCGATGTCCCAAGTGACCGTCTGCGATCGCTGACGGATGCTTCTTCAAGAGTCGACGTCTTCCGCTTGGTTTCGCTCGATCCCGAAAAGCTGATCGAGATCGCACAAGAGATGAACGTCCTTGAGCCGACCACCCGTATTCGTGTCGATAAAGACAACCATGCCATCATTGTTTCCGGTGCGGCGGCAGATCGCTTCATCATCAAGTCGCTGATCGAACGACTCGACGGTGGAAAACGCCGTTTCGAAGTTCTGCAACTACGGCGACTCGCAGCCACTGATGTTGCGGAATCGATCGAATTCTTGATGGGCAAAAAAGAGGAGAAGAAGGAAAACAACCGCAGCCGAATGTACTCGTACTCTTATTGGGGCGGCGGAAACGATGACGCAAAAGACGACCAAGCCGATCAGTTCCGCGTTGCGGCGAACTCTCGATTCCAACAGGTTTTGCTTTGGGCCAACGAGGGGGAAATGGAAGAGGTCCGCACGTTGCTGATGAAGCTCGGTGAAATGCCTCCTCCGGGCGGAAGCGGACGCACGACACGCTCGATCGAAGCTTCCGCCACACCCGAAACGCTGGAATACCTGCAACGGTTGAAACAGCGTTGGCAAGCGATCTCGGGCACCGAGTTGGTCCTGCCCGATGCCAGCGAGTTCAAGGACCCGACCAAGATTGCAACCAGTGAGCCAGAGTCAAATTCGAACGACGAAGCAGAAGCAAAGAAAACATCCGAAAACGATGACGCCCCAACGCAATCCGACGAGAAACCTTCAGAGGAAAAGTTAGATCAAGACACTGAGTCAGGTGACATTGATGACACGCAACAAAAGTCTGACGAAACGGAGTTCGAGCTAACTGAGTTCAGGGGTACACCACGCCAACCGAATTTTGAACCCTCACCGTTCGACCGGGAACGAATGACGCTCGCGATGCAACAGAGCGATTCGAACGATGGCAACTCCGACAAGGTTGCGTCCCGTGATTCCCAGCCAGCGCCAACCATCGAAATCCGTCTCGATTCGTCCGGCAACTTGGTATTGCATTCCAATGACACCGCCGCCTTGGACAAGTTGGAGAACTTGATGATGGACATCAAGCCACCCAATCGCCCCTATCGGGTTTTCAAAATTGAATACGCCTCCGTCATTCTCCTGACCATGGATCTCGAAGAGTATTTTGAGGAAGGCGATAGCGACGACGACAACCCTTATCGATGGTTTTGGGATGAACAGGATGACGAGGACACCCCGACCGGACTGGCGAAAACTGGCAAGCTGCGTTTTCTGGCCAATTCCGACACCAACACCATCGTGGTCACCGGTGCTTCCAACGAACAGCTCAAGACGATTGAAGAATTGATTCAGCTGTGGGATGTAGCCGAACCACAAAACCCCAAACGCAGCCGGTTCACCAAGTTGGTCAGCATCAAATACGGCCGTGCCGAAAAGATCGCCGAGACGATCAAGGATGCCTACCGGGACCTGCTCAGCAGCAATGACAAGGCCTTCAGTGCATCCAAGCAGGGCAAACGCACCAGCAATCGCGAAGAGGGATCCGGGTTGGAGGATTCAGAGTCAGGCCGCAGTGGCGGTGGCAGCGATTTCTCGTTCAACGGCAAGATGTCCTTGGGTGTTGATGAGATTGGCAATACGCTCGTCATTAGTGCCGAAGGCGAAGCATTGCTTGACCTGATTACATCCATGGTTGAAAAACTAGATCGTGCCGCCCAACCTGGTGGCGCCATCGAGATCGTCCAGCTCTCCGGCGGCGTTTCGGTTGAAGTGCTGGAAAAAGCCATGGCAAGCCTCGGCGCTTCGACGTCCGTGACGCCCCAAAAACCTAGATCGAATCGCGATCGTCGACCACAAGATCGGAAAAAGTAGTCTCTTGAGTACATTCCAAGGAAGGGTGACACCCCCATGACTGCAACGCCTCAAGTGGAGACTTCGCGTTTCGCCCGTTTTGTGGTCGGGCACGCAAAGTGGATCCTAATCAGTTGGGTCTTAATCGCGATTCTTGCCAAGACGTTAGCTCCGTCCTGGAAAGCAGTAGCGTTGGATGGCGACTTTGAATACCTGCCACAGACTCAAACCAGCGTTGCTGGTGGGCAACTGCTCGACCGAGCCTTCACGGGCACACGGCCGCGTAGTGGACTGGTCGTCGTGTTCGCCAAGTCGTCCGAAAAATGGAGTGTCCCAGACCGCCTCCTCGGCCTGGATGTCCTCCGCCGCCTCTATCACCGCCTCGCCGAAGTCAGTTGGCAGCGCGCGGAATTAATGAGCCGAGGCGAATTGGCCGAGTCCGAAGTGGTGGTGCCACTGGCCAAGGGACGCTGGTATGACGTGGCCGCCGAAGCTCTGGACCAGGCCATCGAAATTGACGCCGAGTTTTACGAATTGTTGGGAGAACGCGTTCCCGACACCAAAGCCAGTGCCTACGAGCCACGACTCGCGATCGCGTATTGGGATCGCTCGCAATTGTCCAAGCGGATGGGCGGCAAAGCGGACCCCATCGCCAGCGATGAAGAAGCAGCGAGAATCCTGAATCCCGATATCGAGTCACTCGCTCCGTCGGTGATGGACCGGACACTCAAGCCCTGGCGAGTGTTGCTTGACGTTTACAGTTGGCAAGAGTCCCTAATCGGTAGCCAACTGAAACGGCCCAAAGCAAGAATCGCCGCACTGACGCTATCCAGTGAACTGGCGGCAACCGGCAACATCGCGTTGCTAGAAGAACTGCAAGAACTGATCGATGACTGTCATCTCTATCAAAGCCAGTACCTCGGTGAGACCGAGATGGGCCCATCGCGGGACCTGAAGGTTCGCATCACCGGTTCCGCCGCGATCGGCGGCCAAACACTGCTGGCGGCTCGATCGGCGATTACCTACACCGAGTGGTTCACCGTCGCGATGATTTTGATCATCCTGGCGGTCATTTACCGCGCACCGCTGCTTGTCGCCGTTCCGTTGATTTCGATCGGTGTGGCGGTGGTCACCGCCATGGCGTTGGTGACACTCCTGACTCAGTTATCACAACACATCCAGTGGAGCGGTCTGGACCTGCGTGTCTACACGACCAGTCGTATCTTCGTGGTCGTGATCCTGTTCGGCGCTGGAACGGACTATTGCCTGTTCCTGATATCCCGGCTTCGCGAAGAGGCGACCCTGCACCCGTGGCCGGTGGCTTGCGGCAATGCGTTATCGAACGTTTCCGGTGCATTGCTTGGCAGCGCCCTGACAACGATTGTCGGATTGGGAATGCTTTGGTTTGCCGATTTCGGGAAGTTCCATCACACGGGGCCCATCATCGCGATCTGCCTGTCGGTGGGCTTGCTGGTTTGCATGACGATGACACCGGCCCTGCTTCGTCTGCTTGGACCGGCCGTGTTTTGGCCAACTCGACTCAACCTGGCCTCCCAACAACCCAACATCAAACTACTCTCCAACAGCAGCCTCCAGGACGGCGAGTCCGGCAAGGGCGCCGCGTTGTTGCAATCGGGAAGTCGGTTTTGGAGCGGCATGGCGATCGCTTTGACTCGCTATCCCGTGTGGACTCTCGCCGCCGGTTGGATCCTGCTGATCTTGCCTGCAATTGGCGGGGTCGTTCACGAACGCAGTGTGACCTACGACCTGTCCGGTCAACTCGACTGGGCATCAAGCAGTCGACAAGGAATGCGACTACTCAATCGCAGCTTCGGCGTCGGTGAACTCACTCCAATCTCGATTCTCGCACTGGCAGATTCGGACCAGGACGAAGCCACGATGCTGGAAACGCGAGACCGGCTGACCGCGTTACTCTATCGCACCGAAGGCATTCGCCGCGTTCGCACGATGAGTGACCCGCTGGGCGATTTTCCGCCTGACCGAGAAATGGGCTTACTAAGCAGCGACGCCTGGAAACGACGTACGCTACAAAACCATCGATTGGCGAAGTTGCATTTCATCGCCAGCGAACCGGATTACGCGAATCGTCTGATCCGGATGGACGTCATCGTTCATGAGGATCCATTTTCCCAGGCCGCCGCGGATCGATTGAGCGATATCGCTTCACGGATCCAGCAGTCCTTCGACAACACCAAAGCGTTAACAGGCACCAACTGGCAACTGCTATACTCCGGCACCACACCATCCATTGTGGATCTTCGGGAAGTCACGCTTTCCGATACCCGCCGAATCAAAATCGCCGTCATCGTGGCGGTGTTGCTTGTCTTGATTGTGGTGATACGGCGAGTCGTGCTGTCACTCTATTTGATCGTCACCGTTCTGCTTAGCTACTACGCCACGCTAGGGCTGACCTATTGGTTCTTCCGTTATCTCGACGGCCCGGAATTCCTGGGGCTCGACTGGAAGCTGCCACTGTTCCTGTTCGTGATCCTGGTCGCGGTAGGCCAGGATTACAACGTCTACCTTGTTACCCGAATCATGGAAGAACGCCGGCGTCTGGGTTCACTGGCCGCCGTTCGACGCGCGGTGGCTCGAACGGGCGGAATCGTAACTGCTTGTGGCTTCGTGATGGCAGCGACGTTTTTGAGCATGACATCATCCGCGTGGTGGCCCTTGGTAACCGCCACGTTTGGGATGACTGGATCATTCGGCGAAATCGCGGGAGCGACCTCGGCGACCGGCATGCTGCAACAAACGACGCTGCGTGGTATCACAGAACTTGGTTTCGCCCTGGGCTTGGGTGTTTTGATCGACACACTTTATGTACGAACCGTACTGGTGCCGAGTTTCGTCGTGCTGCTGGACCGATGGCAACGTCCGACTTAACCGCGATCGCCAACCCGCTTTCCCAAAGCGAGTTCACGAAGCACAAACACTTGGCCGGGCTTCCACCCTGCTTATCCAGAAACTGTTTTTTCAGTTGCTACTTTTTCAGTTGCTACTTTTTCAGTTACGGACGTCGTATTTCCCGGCGTCCCAGTTCCTACATTCCCAATTCGCGGGGATCCGTCAAGCCATCGGCCAAACGACGCAGAGCCTCAGTTTCGATTTGACGAACTCGTTCACGAGTGAGTCCCAACTCCGCACCAATTTCTTTCAGCGTCATTGGCTCCGTTCCACCTAGCCCGAATCGCAACTTCAAAACAGTCGAATCACGATCGTCCAAATCATCCAGCAAGTTCATTGCGTGCTTCAAGATGTCGTGATCCAACAACTCGTCGTCGGGTGATTTTTGACGATCGTCCATCACCATGTCGCCCAGGGACCATCCGGATTCGGATTGATCGCTTTGGGGTGTGGAATTATTGATTTTGATTGCCTTGCGGATGATCGGCAATTTCTTTTTCGGCAAGCCCAACACACGCGCCACTTCTTCGTTCGTTGGTGTGCGTCCCAGTTCCTCATTCAGGCGGGCTGTTGCTCGTCGCCACTTGCTAAGCAACTCGACCATGTAAGCGGGAATTCGGATTGTCTTGGCACTGTTGATCAGGGCTCGCTTGATCGATTGCTTGATCCAGTAGCTTGCGTAGGTACTGAATCGCGTGCCGTGGATCGGGTCGAAGCCTTCAACCGCTCGCAAAAGTCCCAGGTTGCCTTCTTCGATTAGATCCTGAAGTCCCAAACCCTTGCCGGTGTAGCCTCGTGAAATATTCACAACCAATCGCAGGTTTGCACGGACCATTTGGTCACGTGCCATCACGTCGCCCTGGGCGATTCGTGCAGCCAGTTCAAGTTCTTCAGCGGCGGACAGCAAGGGTGTTTCATTGATCTCGCGAAGGTAGGTTTCCAGCGGTGACTGGGCAGCTTCACTTCGGCGGGCTGGCTTGCGTGCAGCAGGTTTCTTGCGTGCGCTGGTTTTAAGCAACTTGACTTCATCTTGACCGAGGGCTTCTTGGTCAGGCGTGGACGACAGGGAATCAGTTAACGACATAGCAACGGTCCGATCGGATGGGAGGTTCTTGGCCTGACACAGTTCCGAAAAAGCGATGACCGCGAAAAAACAAGGCAACCGCCGACCGGCGGTGCTGCCTCACATGCTGGGAGGGAGTGCATGTGGGGCCGAATGCGTGGTGTCTGCATCCGAGTCTCAGGCGACCATCCCAAGTGTTTTGCTTTGAAACGGCAAAGGTCAGTGATGGATCACTTATGTCTTCGGCTAAGAAACGCCCTCTGCTAGACGTTTTGAGAATATGATCACGTTAAACCGGTTGTGCCGATCAAACGTGCCGCTAACGGCTGGGAAGACCTTGCCTTTCCGGTTCGGCATACCCGTCAGAAGCACTGGATCGGTTGAGACTTAGTGCGTTAGCTGGGCAAACCAGTCGGTCATCGACCAACGCATCTCATCGTGATTTCGCTCAATTGCCTGGTTCAATCGACTTACCAGCCGCTTGTTCTCCTTACGGAGCCAAACTTTCCCGATCGTATTTTCGGCAAGATCGCCAAGCTCTTCGGCAACGTCGCCACCGATCTTACTGATCCGGTCAACCTCAAACCGATCAATCGAAATCGAAGCCTTTTCGACTTCAGTGATCAATTGCATCGCAGGCGGCACTTCCGAAAAATCCGCTTGCATCGAAATGGTGGCTTGTACCTTTAAAGACAAGCTCATCTTCCCTCGCACACTGACGCTGTATACCTGCAGTCCGCGGTTCCAACGTTGCAACCGAACATAGAAATCGGCCGGCGTGGCGATTGAGGCAGCCATCCGCCAAGCATTAATGGCCCCAGACGAATCAGGCGATTCCGACGAATCAATCCGCGAAGGCGTTGTATCAGTCGAAACCCCCGTCACCACGCCACGCGCCGAATTCAATTCCAGCTGTCCCGGAACATCCGACCTGAATGACGGCAAGCTGGTCGAAGCAATCGGGCTCGCGATCACCGATTGTTGATCTGCCGGAACGAAAGAGCGGACCGGCGTGACCCAGTGGATGACAACCCAACTCGAATCTCCTTTCACGCCATCACCTTGCGGCGACACGATTGGCGGAAGATCGATTTGGTAACGCACCCAGCGACCGTGGTTAACATCCTTGTGGCGTCGATTGGTCTTGATGTTCCAGCCATCACGCCGGACCTTCACGCCGGACCAGATCGCTTTGGTGTCGCCCCAATCATCATCCCCATCGATTGTCCGCGGGATATGCCGGACCAGTTGATCGGCCAGCCACTGAATCGACTGGCGAGACTGTTCCGACGATAGCGAAACCGAGGCCGGCTGGGCGACCGCCGGTTTCGCACTCAAAAGACCAAGCGTCAACAAGCCAAGCGTGGCAAATGTTGGCCGCAAACGGGCTATCGATAAACGACGCAGAAATAGACGCCGTCGCGGCCGGTGGCCATTGCCGCGCCGGCAACTCGCATATTCGGATCGCTGGTGAAGCAAGCGGAAACTCCTGCCGGTGAATAGGAACTATTCCAACCGACACCTTCGTAACGCCCTGGAGCAAAGGAACCTGACGGATGGTTTTTCTGGCCGGTCGAGGCCATCAAGCGGGCACGACGTTCGGCGACCGCTTGCAAAGTGGGATCATAGCCAAGTGCCCCCAGTCCCTGTCGAGACCGTTGTGCATTCAACGCCGACAAGACATTCGACGTTCCGCCTCGGGAAGCCTGCCCAGCCAGCGACTGACCAGCGTGCGATGTCGAGTGGGTCGACGGAGCCAGGTTGTGATGTTGTCCCGAATGTCCGGGGACGCCAGTAGCCGAAATCGGAGCTCCCGCATGAACCGGCGAAGCGGCCGGCGATTGGAAAACAACGGGAGAAACCGTAGACGAGCTTGCGTTGGAGACACCCTGAACTACAGCCGACGACTCCCTCGCTGGGGCGGCGTGGACCTTGCCACACTTGGGACAAACCCCCGAAACATTGGACTGGTAGGTGACTCCCTGACCTTGGGAGTTTTGCACCGACAGCGCGTTTTCAGCACAAAGGGCAACAAAACTGACAGCCAAAACGGACGCAAACTGACTAAGTCGAACCATTTCAATCTCATCT from Neorhodopirellula lusitana harbors:
- a CDS encoding M16 family metallopeptidase, encoding MAVIRRHHACEARDASEKHFHSNASIRHSQSIHHSHGAGKLSTLVSPTIRTRQLANGMTVVSQPMPWLRTAAYTLWLPGGVSAEITPESTDTEMLNRCGLASLTVEMVQRGAGNYSSRELVAAEDNLGIDSGGSASSSVTSFSAAMPADSLLPGMELLADLVRRPHLPIDQFDDAKMMLHQEMMACQDEPTQRLMRRLRERQFGPRLGRSGIASEESLQALTMEDVREFYQNNYHAGQSILAIAGNFDEAELDAAIDQAFGNWKTGQWPGLAAPEPAVGYEHIEIASSQTHIGFSFDNIPYGHPDYFVMRAGIGILSDGMSSRLFERVREQHGLCYSVWASTNSLPPNPNSPGGVGAVFGYAGTTPARAQQTLDLTLHEVKHLADGLEEAELERWKVRIQSSLIMEQESAGSRASSLASDQLQLGRVMPTEEIETMIESITLDQIRAYYQAHAPESIRVLTIGPEPLSSKDLA
- a CDS encoding M16 family metallopeptidase yields the protein MSDFRNVTLPNGLQVVADIDQRGYSAAIGYFVRAGAKDETDSQSGLSHFLEHMMFKGTARRSAQDVNRELDELGGNSNAYTSEEQTVYYAAVLPKYQHRMVDLLSDMMRPALDEKEFTTERQVILEEIAKYEDQPPFGAFERVMERCYGPRGLGRRVLGTTHSIENMQVQTMRDYFNTRYRCDNMVLAASGNVDFDDLVDQAAQATANWNDVPIPAQPPADDLNQMPEGITTDAQIEVADASQAYRVTLSGAPSMASKDRYAMRLLTSIIGDDGGSRLFWDLVDTGRAEVATIWGQEFAETGGLFSYMVCGPDEMESNIRLMNETIQRVADEGVTEEELSQVKNKTVAGVIMASERPSQRLFSMGSRWLCCREHLSTDALLDAYRNVQLQDVAQAAQTYLTNTPTEVIAAASPAPA
- a CDS encoding secretin N-terminal domain-containing protein, with the protein product MFVALLAVQPLPNASGQESPIRSVGGKPVPPDAKSKEAGPDKPDATGKGEKAQPPPKIIRRDGLDLPTGDPAELKATVGQDGRVGFRFRNQGWVDIIGWLSEISDQPIDWQDLPGDTVNLISPSRLTVVETADLINRHLLARGYTLLELKGGITVTKTAAINAGMVRRVHVSELQDLPNHSFVRVMLDAGWLSADKLSEELKAMLSAAGKITPLATTNRIEIMDAAVNLRQVATLLAEERDAASRDALAPEFRLLHIPAEEAKQLLEQFLGVEKKEAAPMSREQIQMMQRMQQQGGKPGATKPDKADISIVANVRQNSVLVRAPIDRVAMAAEFIKRIDVPSDRLRSLTDASSRVDVFRLVSLDPEKLIEIAQEMNVLEPTTRIRVDKDNHAIIVSGAAADRFIIKSLIERLDGGKRRFEVLQLRRLAATDVAESIEFLMGKKEEKKENNRSRMYSYSYWGGGNDDAKDDQADQFRVAANSRFQQVLLWANEGEMEEVRTLLMKLGEMPPPGGSGRTTRSIEASATPETLEYLQRLKQRWQAISGTELVLPDASEFKDPTKIATSEPESNSNDEAEAKKTSENDDAPTQSDEKPSEEKLDQDTESGDIDDTQQKSDETEFELTEFRGTPRQPNFEPSPFDRERMTLAMQQSDSNDGNSDKVASRDSQPAPTIEIRLDSSGNLVLHSNDTAALDKLENLMMDIKPPNRPYRVFKIEYASVILLTMDLEEYFEEGDSDDDNPYRWFWDEQDDEDTPTGLAKTGKLRFLANSDTNTIVVTGASNEQLKTIEELIQLWDVAEPQNPKRSRFTKLVSIKYGRAEKIAETIKDAYRDLLSSNDKAFSASKQGKRTSNREEGSGLEDSESGRSGGGSDFSFNGKMSLGVDEIGNTLVISAEGEALLDLITSMVEKLDRAAQPGGAIEIVQLSGGVSVEVLEKAMASLGASTSVTPQKPRSNRDRRPQDRKK
- a CDS encoding MMPL family transporter, whose translation is MTATPQVETSRFARFVVGHAKWILISWVLIAILAKTLAPSWKAVALDGDFEYLPQTQTSVAGGQLLDRAFTGTRPRSGLVVVFAKSSEKWSVPDRLLGLDVLRRLYHRLAEVSWQRAELMSRGELAESEVVVPLAKGRWYDVAAEALDQAIEIDAEFYELLGERVPDTKASAYEPRLAIAYWDRSQLSKRMGGKADPIASDEEAARILNPDIESLAPSVMDRTLKPWRVLLDVYSWQESLIGSQLKRPKARIAALTLSSELAATGNIALLEELQELIDDCHLYQSQYLGETEMGPSRDLKVRITGSAAIGGQTLLAARSAITYTEWFTVAMILIILAVIYRAPLLVAVPLISIGVAVVTAMALVTLLTQLSQHIQWSGLDLRVYTTSRIFVVVILFGAGTDYCLFLISRLREEATLHPWPVACGNALSNVSGALLGSALTTIVGLGMLWFADFGKFHHTGPIIAICLSVGLLVCMTMTPALLRLLGPAVFWPTRLNLASQQPNIKLLSNSSLQDGESGKGAALLQSGSRFWSGMAIALTRYPVWTLAAGWILLILPAIGGVVHERSVTYDLSGQLDWASSSRQGMRLLNRSFGVGELTPISILALADSDQDEATMLETRDRLTALLYRTEGIRRVRTMSDPLGDFPPDREMGLLSSDAWKRRTLQNHRLAKLHFIASEPDYANRLIRMDVIVHEDPFSQAAADRLSDIASRIQQSFDNTKALTGTNWQLLYSGTTPSIVDLREVTLSDTRRIKIAVIVAVLLVLIVVIRRVVLSLYLIVTVLLSYYATLGLTYWFFRYLDGPEFLGLDWKLPLFLFVILVAVGQDYNVYLVTRIMEERRRLGSLAAVRRAVARTGGIVTACGFVMAATFLSMTSSAWWPLVTATFGMTGSFGEIAGATSATGMLQQTTLRGITELGFALGLGVLIDTLYVRTVLVPSFVVLLDRWQRPT
- a CDS encoding sigma-70 family RNA polymerase sigma factor translates to MSLTDSLSSTPDQEALGQDEVKLLKTSARKKPAARKPARRSEAAQSPLETYLREINETPLLSAAEELELAARIAQGDVMARDQMVRANLRLVVNISRGYTGKGLGLQDLIEEGNLGLLRAVEGFDPIHGTRFSTYASYWIKQSIKRALINSAKTIRIPAYMVELLSKWRRATARLNEELGRTPTNEEVARVLGLPKKKLPIIRKAIKINNSTPQSDQSESGWSLGDMVMDDRQKSPDDELLDHDILKHAMNLLDDLDDRDSTVLKLRFGLGGTEPMTLKEIGAELGLTRERVRQIETEALRRLADGLTDPRELGM
- a CDS encoding CAP domain-containing protein — translated: MVRLSQFASVLAVSFVALCAENALSVQNSQGQGVTYQSNVSGVCPKCGKVHAAPARESSAVVQGVSNASSSTVSPVVFQSPAASPVHAGAPISATGVPGHSGQHHNLAPSTHSTSHAGQSLAGQASRGGTSNVLSALNAQRSRQGLGALGYDPTLQAVAERRARLMASTGQKNHPSGSFAPGRYEGVGWNSSYSPAGVSACFTSDPNMRVAGAAMATGRDGVYFCVVYR